ATCGACGGTCCCTTCGGCGAACCTTGTGCATGACGTGGTGCATGGCATGGAGCGACCGAACGGTGACCATGCGTACCGTGAGCCTCGATTCGGGTCAAGGTGTAGACCACTTTCCGGCCGCCGATTCAGTGACGTGCCCGATATCGGGCAGATTTCTTGCGTATCCGCGCGGCGCCCCGCAATATCGACAGGTGCTCGAACGCCGTAACCGCAGCGCCGATGCGCCGCACGATGACCTGGTGGACCACCTGGTGCGCAGCACACCGCTGCAGCGCGGTGAGGCCGCCCGGGTGGTGCTCGATGTGCTGGCGTACTTCGACGAGACGACGGAGGAATTCGTCCGCCGGCGCCATCGGGAGCTGCAGTCCCACGGACTGCGCAACGAGGAGATCTTCGACCGGATCCGCCACGAGATGCCGCACCGCGCCGTGGCCCCGCCCGATCTCTCGACCCGCCAGCTGCGCCGCCTCGTCTACGGCTGACGGCCACGCCCGGGGCGCCGGGCGGCACGAACCATTGCCACAACGTTCTTCTCGGAGGGTCACTGTATGTGCGGGATCGTCGGCTATATCGGCAAACGTGATGTTGCTCCGCTGCTCCTGGAGGGCCTGCAGCGCCTGGAGTACCGCGGCTACGACTCGGCGGGCATCGCCATCCACGCCAAGGGCACCGGCAAGGCCTCGGGCGGCCTGAAGACCGCCAAGGCCAAGGGCCGGGTCCGGGAGCTGGAGTCACGGGTGCCGAAGCGGTTCGCCGGCACCACGGGCATCGCGCACACCCGCTGGGCCACCCACGGCGCGCCCACCGACGAGAACGCCCACCCGCACCTCGACACCGAGGGCAAGGTCGCCGTCGTCCACAACGGCATCATCGACAACGCCGCCGACCTGCGCGCCCGGCTGACCGCCGAGGGCGTCGAGTTCGCCTCCGAGACCGACACCGAGGTGCTGGCCCACCTGATCGGCCGCTCGCAGGCCGAGAAGCTGGAGGAGCGGGTCCGCGAGGCGCTGCGGCACATCGAGGGCACCTACGGCATCGCCGTGCTGCACACCGACTTCCCCGACCGGATCGTCGTCGCCCGCAACGGCTCCCCGGTCGTCCTGGGCATCGGCGAGCACGAGATGTTCGTCTCCTCGGACGTCGCCGCGCTGGTCTCGCACACCCGCCAGGTCGTCACCCTCGACGACGGCGAAATGGCCACCCTCAAGGCGGACGACTACCGCACGTACACCACCGAGGGCTCGCGGACCACCTCCGCCCCGGAGACAGTCGAGTACGCGGCCGAGTCGTACGACCTGGGCGGCCACGACACCTACATGCACAAGGAGATCTCCGAGCAGGCGGACGCGGTGGACCGCGCGCTGCGCGGGCGGATCGACGACCGCTTCTCCACCGTGCACCTCGGCGGCCTGAACCTCGACCCCCGTGAGGCGCGCGGGGTGCGCCGGGTGAAGATCCTGGGCTGCGGCACCTCGTACCACGCGGGCCAGATCGGCGCCCAGATGATCGAGGAGCTGGCCCGTATCCCCTCGGACGCCGAGCCGGCCTCCGAGTTCCGCTACCGCGACCCGGTCGTGGACCCCGACACCCTCTACGTGGCGGTCTCCCAGTCCGGTGAGACCTACGACGTGCTGGCGGCCGTCCAGGAGCTCAAGCGCAAGGGCGCACGGGTGCTGGGCCTGGTCAACGTGGTCGGCTCGGCGATCGCCCGGGAGACCGACGGCGGCATCTACGTGCACGCGGGCCCCGAGGTCTGCGTGGTCTCCACCAAGTGCTTCACCAACATGGTGGTCTCCTTCGCCCTGCTCGCCCTGCATCTCGGCCGGATCCGTGACCTGTCCGTCGCGGACGGCAAGCGGATCATCGAGGGCCTGCGCAAGCTGCCCGCGCAGATCGACGAGATCCTCAAGAGCGAGGAGGACATCAAGCAGCTGTCGGCCGCCTACGCGGACGCCAAGTCGATGATGTTCATCGGCCGGGTGCGCGGCTACCCGGTGGCCCGCGAGGCCTCCCTGAAGCTCAAGGAGGTCTCCTACATCCACGCCGAGGCCTACCCGGCCTCCGAGCTCAAGCACGGCCCGCTGGCCCTCATCGAGCCAGCGATGCCGACCGTGGCGATCGTCCCGGACGACGACCTGCTGGAGAAGAACCGCGCCGCGCTGGAGGAGATCAAGGCCCGCAGCGGCCGCATCCTGGCCGTCGCGCACCAGGAGCAGGAGAAGGCCGACCACACCATCATCGTGCCGAAGAACGAGCCCGAGCTGGACCCGATCCTGATGGGCATCCCGCTGCAGCTGCTCGCCTACCACACGGCGTTGGCCCTGGGCCGGGACATCGACAAGCCCCGCAACCTCGCCAAGTCCGTCACGGTGGAGTAGCAGCCGCGCACGCGGGGGGGG
This portion of the Streptomyces sp. 2114.4 genome encodes:
- the glmS gene encoding glutamine--fructose-6-phosphate transaminase (isomerizing), with protein sequence MCGIVGYIGKRDVAPLLLEGLQRLEYRGYDSAGIAIHAKGTGKASGGLKTAKAKGRVRELESRVPKRFAGTTGIAHTRWATHGAPTDENAHPHLDTEGKVAVVHNGIIDNAADLRARLTAEGVEFASETDTEVLAHLIGRSQAEKLEERVREALRHIEGTYGIAVLHTDFPDRIVVARNGSPVVLGIGEHEMFVSSDVAALVSHTRQVVTLDDGEMATLKADDYRTYTTEGSRTTSAPETVEYAAESYDLGGHDTYMHKEISEQADAVDRALRGRIDDRFSTVHLGGLNLDPREARGVRRVKILGCGTSYHAGQIGAQMIEELARIPSDAEPASEFRYRDPVVDPDTLYVAVSQSGETYDVLAAVQELKRKGARVLGLVNVVGSAIARETDGGIYVHAGPEVCVVSTKCFTNMVVSFALLALHLGRIRDLSVADGKRIIEGLRKLPAQIDEILKSEEDIKQLSAAYADAKSMMFIGRVRGYPVAREASLKLKEVSYIHAEAYPASELKHGPLALIEPAMPTVAIVPDDDLLEKNRAALEEIKARSGRILAVAHQEQEKADHTIIVPKNEPELDPILMGIPLQLLAYHTALALGRDIDKPRNLAKSVTVE